Sequence from the Seonamhaeicola sp. ML3 genome:
ACATGCAGCGCAATGTTCGTGGTGAAGTTATCGCTTCAACTTTCGACAAAGAAGCACATGAGCACGTAAAAATTGCAGATATCGTTTTAGAAAAAGCAAAACGTTTGGTAGAATGTGGTCATGATGTTGTAATACTTCTAGATTCCATTACTCGTTTAGCTAGAGCCTATAATACAGTACAACCAGCTTCTGGTAAAATATTAAGTGGTGGTGTAGATGCTAACGCTTTACACAGGCCAAAACGTTTCTTTGGTGCTGCCAGAAATATTGAAAATGGTGGTTCTTTAACTATTATAGCTACAGCACTCACAGAAACTGGTTCTAAAATGGACGAGGTTATCTTCGAAGAATTTAAAGGAACAGGTAATATGGAACTTCAGTTAGATAGAAAGATATCTAACCGTAGAATATTCCCAGCTATCGACCTTACCTCGTCAAGTACTCGTAGAGATGACTTATTACTAGATGAAAGTACCATACAACGTATGTGGGTATTACGTAAATACCTAGCCGACATGAACCCTGTTGAAGCCATGGAATTCACAAACGAACGCTTTAAGCAAACCAGAAATAACGAAGAGTTTTTAATATCCATGAATGGATAACCTTTACCAACTAAACTAAACCCTAAAAAGCCTCATTACTTGTTTGTTTTGAGGCTTTTTTTTTGGTTCTAATGAACCGTTCAGAACAATTCTTTTAGTCTGTGCACAAATAAGTCCACACAAAATAAAAAAGCCTTTCATTTCTGAAAGGCTTTCAAATATCTTTTTTGGTGACTTATCCTAAAGTGCAGAAACGTGTTTTGCTAAACCAGATTTAAGGTTTGCAGCTTTGTTAGCATGAATAACGTTCTTCTTAGCTAACTTATCCAACATAGAAACAACTTGAGGAAATAAAGCCTCAGCTTCTTTCTTGTCTGAAAGCTCACGTAATTTCTTAATAGCGTTACGTGTAGTTTTGTGTTGATATCTGTTTATCACACGCTTAGCTTCGTTACTTCTAATTCTTTTTAATGCTGACTTATGATTTGCCATGTTGTTTTTTTCTTTATAAAAAATTGTAGCCCGTAGGGGAATCGAACCCCTCTTACCAGGATGAAAACCTGGCGTCCTAGCCGATAGACGAACGGGCCATTTAGGTTACTTCATTATTTAATGAGCATGCAATTCGTGATTGCGGATGCAAAAATACAACTATTTTTAAATGTTGCAATACTTATGCATTTTTTTTTGAAAAAATTTTAATCTAATAAGCTTTTGCAAATAAAACCCTGCCTTTAGAAGGATTTCCAGAGTACACACAAGTACCTGTTTCTTCTTTAGAATCTAACGGAATACAACGAATGGTTGCTTTTGTAAGCTCCTTAATTTTTTCTTCGGTTTCATTAGTACCATCCCAATGTGCAGAAACAAACCCACCTTTACCTTCTAAAACTTCCTTAAACTCATTAAAAGTTTCTACTGGGGTGATATGCTCATTTCTAAAGTCTAAAGCTTTGTTAAATAGGTTTTCCTGCATCTCTTCTAACAAATCTTCAATAACAACTGTAATTCTATCTAAAATTACGGTTTGCTTGCTCAAAGTGTCCCTTCTAGCGACTTCTACAGTTTCATTTTCTAGATCTTTTGGTCCAATTGCAATTCTTAAAGGAACCCCCTGTAACTCATGTTGGGCAAACTTTGCTCCAGGACGTAATGTATCCCTTTTATCAAATTTAACAGAAATACCTCGATCTCTTAAATCACTGATAATGTCTTCGGCTACTTTACTAATGGCTTCAAACTGCTCCTCACTTTTATATATTGGCACCACAACGACTTGGTAAGGTGCTAAATTTGGAGGTAGTACTAATCCGTTGTCATCACTATGGGTCATGATTAGAGCACCCATCAATCGCGTAGATACTCCCCAAGAAGTTGCCCAGACATAATCCTGTTTTCCTTCTTTTGTAGCGTACTTAACATCAAATGCTTTCGCAAAATTTTGTCCTAAAAAGTGGGATGTTCCAGCCTGTAACGCTTTTCCATCTTGCATCAAAGCTTCTATACAATAGGTATCCTCGGCTCCTGCAAAACGTTCACTTTCTGTTTTTACACCTTGTATAACCGGTATAGCCATGAAGTTTTCAACAAAATTGGCGTAAACATTATTCATTTGCTTAGTTTCTTCTATAGCTTCAGCTTTAGTGGCATGTGCTGTATGGCCTTCTTGCCATAAAAATTCAGCAGTCCTTAAAAACAATCGTGTTCGCATTTCCCAACGAACCACATTTGCCCATTGGTTAATCAATATGGGTAGATCTCTGTAAGATTGGATCCAATTCCTGTAGGTATTCCATATAATGGCCTCACTTGTTGGTCTAACAACCAACTCTTCTTCTAACCTAGCTTCGGGGTCTACCCTTAACTTACCTGGTTTATCTGGATCATTTTGCAATCTGTAATGTGTTACAACTGCACATTCTTTTGCAAAACCTTCAGCATTTTTTTCTTCAGCTTCGAATAAACTCTTAGGTACAAAAAGAGGAAAATACGCATTTTGATGTCCCGTTTCTTTAAACATTTTATCTAGTTCTGCTTGCATTTTTTCCCAAATTGCAAAGCCATAAGGTTTAATAACCATACAACCTCTTACTGCCGAATTCTCGGCCAGGTCTGCTTTTACAACCAACTCGTTATACCATTTTGAATAATCTTCTGCTCTACTGGTAAGTTTTTTGCTCATATCAATGCTTTGGCACAAATATTGTGCTTATGTTAAATGAAAAATAGTTTCGCAAAACTAACTATTTTTGTTATGTTCAACAATAAAATTCTAGAGATATGCGCTTTAATAACAACCCAATAGGAAAAGCGTCATTCATTGTCTTAATTGTTCTAATGTTTGGCTTAGTTTCATGTGGATCATACCAATACGTTGGTACAGACTATGATGGTATATATGGCGATTCGCAAGTGAA
This genomic interval carries:
- the rpsT gene encoding 30S ribosomal protein S20 is translated as MANHKSALKRIRSNEAKRVINRYQHKTTRNAIKKLRELSDKKEAEALFPQVVSMLDKLAKKNVIHANKAANLKSGLAKHVSAL
- the proS gene encoding proline--tRNA ligase, coding for MSKKLTSRAEDYSKWYNELVVKADLAENSAVRGCMVIKPYGFAIWEKMQAELDKMFKETGHQNAYFPLFVPKSLFEAEEKNAEGFAKECAVVTHYRLQNDPDKPGKLRVDPEARLEEELVVRPTSEAIIWNTYRNWIQSYRDLPILINQWANVVRWEMRTRLFLRTAEFLWQEGHTAHATKAEAIEETKQMNNVYANFVENFMAIPVIQGVKTESERFAGAEDTYCIEALMQDGKALQAGTSHFLGQNFAKAFDVKYATKEGKQDYVWATSWGVSTRLMGALIMTHSDDNGLVLPPNLAPYQVVVVPIYKSEEQFEAISKVAEDIISDLRDRGISVKFDKRDTLRPGAKFAQHELQGVPLRIAIGPKDLENETVEVARRDTLSKQTVILDRITVVIEDLLEEMQENLFNKALDFRNEHITPVETFNEFKEVLEGKGGFVSAHWDGTNETEEKIKELTKATIRCIPLDSKEETGTCVYSGNPSKGRVLFAKAY